In the genome of Ziziphus jujuba cultivar Dongzao chromosome 10, ASM3175591v1, the window AGTCTTTTTATAAGAATGGCACATTGGATTGATGAGATTGCCCAAGGGTAAGAAAGTCATTCATTGCAAAAGGGTgttcaaaagaaaggaaaggacaCCTGGAGTTGAATAAACCTAGTATAAGGCAAGATTAGTTGCAAAGAGTTATAGTTAGGTTCCAGGTGTTGACTTCACATATGTGTTTTCACCGATTGTAAAGCATAGTTCAATTAGAGCTTTGCTTGGTGTTGTTGTTATGCATGATTTTGATCTGAGCAGTTAGATGTGAAGACAACATTTTTACATGGAGAACTTGAGGAGGACATCTACATGCAACAATTAGAAGACTTTGTAGTTTTAGGTAAAGAGGACTATGTGTGCCCATTGAAAAAGTCCCTTTATGGCCTTAAAAAGTCTCCCAAGCAATGGTACAAAAGGTTTGACTCATTTATGATCTCTAACTGTTTAAGAGATGCAGTTATGATAGTTCTGTTTATTTTAAGAGAAGTGATGATGGGTCATTTGTTTACTTACTCTTGTATATGGATGATATGTTGATAGGAGGCAAGGATAAGACAGAGATAAGAAAAGTTAAAGCCCAACTTAGTAGAGAGTTtgagatgaagatttgggagcgGCGAAGAAGATTCTTGGAATGGAGATTCTTAGAGATAGATAGGCATGTAAATTGTATTTAAGTCGGAAAGGGTATATTGAGAAAGTTCTTAGTAGGTTCAATATGCAGAATGCTAAACCTACCAGTACATCATTAGTAGCTCATTTCAGGCTTCCATCTGCTTTATCTCCACAGTCAGACAATGAGGTTAACTATATGTCTCGAGTTCCATATTCTAGTGCAATGGGATCTCTTATGTATGCTATGGTTTGCTATGGTTTGTTCACGTTTAGATTTCTCATATGCAATTAGTAGATACATGGTGAACTCTAGTAAAGAACATTCAAAAGCAGTTCAATGGATTTTCATATACTTGCGTGGCTCTTCTGATGTTTGTTTACAAGAGGACTAGAGATGGAGTCATTAGGTATGTAGATTCTAATTTTGCTGGAGACTTAGATAAAAGAAGATCTATCACAGGGTATGTGTTTACAATTGGTGGTTATGCTATCAATTGGAAAGCTACTTTACAGAATACAGTCGCGCTGTCAACTACTGAAGTAGAGTACATGGCTATTACTAAGGCTTGTAAGGAAGCTATTTGGTTGAAAGGACTATTTGGTGAGCTTAATGATGTCTTGCAAATTACCACAGTCTTTTGCAACAGCCAAAGTGCAATCTTTCTCATGAAAGATCATATGTTTCATGAGAGGACAAAATATATAGATGTTTGATATCATTTTGTATgtgatgttattgctcgtggTGATATTATTTTCAGTACGGTGAGTATTCATGATAATCATGTTGACATGATGACCAAGACACTTCCAGTAGCCAAATTTGAGCATTacttggacttggttggtgttcATTGCTAAGTTTTGCCCTTAGGggcttttgtggaagaggatggcaGCTTTTATCAAAGATTGgagttttatgtttttcattccTTGTATGAaattcgtgtcaaggtggagattgttagagttagtgatcCGAATTCTAATTAAACCAACCGGAAAAGCTCGCGATGGGATCCATttggtaaaatttattttgtgaaattttttaaagcTCTGTGGTGGTAGCAGAGGTTGAGGGCCGATAGGCCCGAGTGTGGGGGCAAAGAACGGATCCGACCCATTTTTTATCCAGTTCAATTTCAAGGTTTTTTGGTTgtattttttgagttttgtaGTCACTCTATTATTCACCTCTTGTACCAATTATCGATAAAAATTTTACTTCTCGCTGCTCGTGGTTCTTTCccgttaaaatttttccacataaatctatgtatattttgtttttattctcaTTCTTCTATTACTATTATTCTTGTCATATTTTTGTAATAGTTAGCATACTAtcccaattattatttattttaatttttaatttttgatatgtaAAACTTTTTATACAGGCTAATTCTATGTCTTTTCGCTTCTTCATAGCACTTTTCCGAACCACCTAAGCTCTTCCTTAGTTTGCCTTTCCTCGAAATAAATTCCCTTCTCCTGATTGGAATCATTTGGGTTGGATGCACTTTAATGAAGTGGGTACTATAATATCACTTTCTGTCATACCCATATAAATTGAATCTAAAATCTTTCATGGTCATTTAACTATAAAAGCTAGAAAgttcattaaaaagaaaaaaaaaaaaaaaaaactatttagagTTCTATGCACCGCAAAGCGATCTTtgaatacaaaaaatatcaataaacaaTAACAATCTCAAAGAATTACATGGTGACCAAAAAAGCATGGGAAAAATTCTTTGAATTAGTAAGAAAATTCTAATAGAAAAAATTTGTTCGTTTCAGGGAGTGCTCTGCAAAAATTTTCTCCCTTTTGTTTGAAACTCCAAAAAAggaagtaggaaaaaaaaaaaaaaaaaaaggcatggaTTGATAACCACGCACCAATGCCATTGAATTTATTCGCTACTTGCTTTTGTCGTTGCTTCATTGCTGATATGAGAACCCTTCATTCTCCCCTATTAATTCTGATAATTATTCACCTAACTATGGTCCTCCCTGTCCACTTTTAATGCTTcaatatttacctttttttaaaataaaaaatcaaattgagatGATGAATTGGCTTGTGATGTGGCAAGTTTTTAACATGTCAGAAAATCATTTGGAGTGGTACCACCGATCCACCCAAGATTTTCTCGTGATTTAAACACCAAAGCTGtgcaattattttttgtttggcttCTAgctccaaaaaaagaaagaaaaaaggcaaaaaattaAGATATGGATTTACACTTCTCTATTTGGGCTTCTAGCTCTCGTCAGCTGCAGTTAATTTCAACACTAATAAATGCTAGTACTATCATGGCTTTTAGCcggattttgttgtttttgggattttagatataattttattttcatccctttagttttattctaattatatttaaatttaatatttttaaaaaatcatttttaaattttatttgtttaatttttaacaatctAATAGTTAAacatcataattatatttttatagtattatttaaatataaaatattaatttttaaattttaactttttaaccataaaaattaattaaaaattgataaataagttatttttaataattaattaatgataaattaataataaattttttaaaacgtAAAACCTAAATATAGctatgacaaaattaaaaaggtaaGTCAAATTTACCTAggtttttatttacaaaatccAATGGTACAAAGTCCACGGCGTAAAATAGCTGAAACGTCCAATAGAATACATGATCTGCATCTCGCATATCAAAATGACCTTTACgaaaaataccaattaaaaaaattaaaaattacaaattaaaaattataaaaataaaataaaataaaataaaataaaggggaagaaaattaaagaactaTATAAAGATACAAGAGGTGATTCAAAATGTACGCATAAGATTCATGTTTCCTCATTGTCAACCCCATTGTCTTAAACGACAATATATATACTAACAAATCTCGAAGGTGGTAGCATATCATACGCTTGCCCTTTTGTCAAATGAAAAATCCTTCTTTCCGCTGCCATTATTTAACTCCTCACCGCCAACACCCACTTGCGCAGAGTTGGGATCGTTGAACTCAACATCATGCTCAACATGTCCCAACTCGATTTGGTGGTGATGGGATGAAAAACCATCGGCGTTGAGGAAGTGTGGATGAGAGGGTGATGGAGAGTCCGTGTCCCAACGATCGGTGTCAAAATTAGATTTCCTTGCAGGGGAATTGTGGAAGCTGTCCACCTCGCTGCGGTAGTGGCGCAAGAGATGGACCGGAGACATGTGGTGGGACGGTGTGGCAGGTCTGCTAGACATGGGGGTCACGGAGCCTCGATTCTGTTTTATGTGCTTCTTGGCAGTGTGGTGCCAGTTTCTTAGAGCCGCCGCTACTCTTTCGTTGAATATCGTTGGTTTCATTGTCGAACCCATCTGGTcataccccaaaaatatttaacttaAGGTCCAAATTCGCGGGGCTAAATCGACGTCGGTTAACATGAAATACATATAAGCTATTAGACGAATTACCTGTGTTACAAGGGCGTAAAGAGGAAGAGTGACATAGCTGCAGAGTATCTGAATCAGGACCCtggcaaaatcacaataaaaagcgcagttttactttttgtttttagaaatcAGGAAATATTTGAATGGCCAGGAAATTGAAAGTTGGtttcattaattataatttaccCCATTGAGATTCTAATGACCACATCTTCTGTATGTTCatggaagcaagatttgagcccaaattcgaactaaaacacgtacaaaaacaaaattgaggTGCTTGGTCTTCAATTAAGGTAAAACAAAACCAGTTAAAAGCATAGAAAAAGAATTACCCAAGTCCATGCAAAGAACGCGAGCTGGAACGCATTCTGcaaattgttaaaataaaaaattgtatacaTCAATGTCATAGTTGTGAATTGCAAAAAGTACAAATTGAGCTGATACAAAATTACGAATTTGGGTAAGGAAGGAAGTACCTGAAAGAGGACGAAGTTGATGAGATAGAGAATGAGACGAGGGCGGTTGAACCAGAAGAGGTCGTCACCTGGCTGAACCACCGGCACGCCCTTTACGACCTCTCCTCTCTCTTGAATTCTCAGACCCATTTTTGTAATAATAACTTGTAGCTTAGTCCCCACCAGAAGAATGATCTGCACGTGCAATTTTACACGTAAGATTCTTGTTTGGACCGCACATTACATAAACCAGAACATGTGAAAAGGAAGAGATGTTGCTTACAATCAACGGGATAAACGGTAGCCATAGATAAGAATACCAGCCTGTCCAAACACCccaaaatcaagaaaaatattacTACCGGCGGTCCAACAATTCGGCTtttatttaataagaaaataattttataaaaaataataattataatctcTGCACGTGTGGTATTTTAATACATTGTGCCACTCACCGTGAGTATTAAAGAGTAAAAATATCACCGCGAAGAACCAAATTGGGGGACTGAACATTgaagaaaaaagattaaaaactaaatttatatttttgacataATAATCTTTTGGgaattaaataaaatggaaaaaatgagggaggaaaaaaggaaaatgtgtAAGCACAAACCTGATACCCACGACCACTTTGAAATCTTCCTCGAGGGATCTGTTGATGTACTTTTGGAAATCAAATTTCGGATGGCTTTGAGGTGCCAAATGAGCCTGAGAAAATTTTCATACCATATTTTGAGCAACAAtaaagcatattgcatatttAAAGGAAAAAGTGACATTTGTTATCACTAATATAACTGTATCAATGGATCCATGCTGATTTATCAGTTTCTTGATAGATTTGTGCTATTCACATATTTTCCTGTATAAAATTTTAGTTATAAAACAGTTTAACATTGATTTAAACATAACAAATTGATAATTGAGATTTTAGTTTCAGCTCGGATTGCAGtgtgataattattattgttgacaAACAGCAACTCTGTTAAAAACATTCTCATACTCTACTTATTTACTTTCACTttgataccttttttttttttttttttttgtgggtccAGAACAGTCTTTTAAATTTCTCAAGTTCAAATAACGTGGTAagctttgataaaaataaataaataaataaaataatgcagGCCGTAGGCAATTACCATTATAAACCCATGGCGAAGAGTCAAGTAATCGACTTTAGGAACCGACCTCACAAATTGCCTGAAGAAGCATACCTGTGCCCCAAACCAATTTCAAATCATAAAAAACTGATAAATTAAATgaggaagaaaattaaaattaaaataagaaaagtaaaTCAATTGTACAAGGTGTCGgaattaccaaaaagaaaaaaactacagTGCTTTGGTGTGTCACGGTGTCACCAATGTATTAGAGAAGAAAATTGGTATTTAAGGAGTACCAGAAATTTTCTACAAACTACATAAGGCCCAAGActctagtttttttatttttaattatgtggAACAAgtctagatatatatttatatatatatatatatacatatataaatttttttgtttcttttttgacaTTCAGGGCTCTAGATTTTTATTATCGAAGTTCGAGAACTATGAACACAGTCGTttctgataaaaataaaaaagttgcaaTGCAAAGAAGTCAAacccaaattaaaaagaatggAATATTGTGGTGGTGGCCATCGTTTGGAAACATGGTCGGCTATACGTCGTTGTCTCTAAGCTTGCAAAGTGAGACCGTTACTGGTAATTTATTTCCTTTCGTAAAGACCACTACCTTCGTTGTACAATAATACAACGGACGTTGGCATAAAGACCTTTAACACCTCAGTATGcataattattacaaaattcGTCCTATCCATATagcataaaaaaagttttttttttttttcccccgacATGGCATGTATatgaaatatgtttttttatttatttattattatttaatttcattttctaaagaaacatttttttttttttggtgctaaaAGTTTTTCTAAACAAACTTATCGAACTGTATGCGgataattaatattgtttatagATTAAAAGAATAGCAAAATTAGAATGCTTTTGACTTTGCCTCTTTTATAATAGTTCAATTCAAgcatttttgtcttttattttttgttttatattaaatggAACCCAAATTCAGCGGAAAGCTCATTTATTGATGTTAGACTTTCAGTCTTGGGTGTGAAGGAAATCAATTTGTTGATACCAAAGTTGTCTTTTTAATTAGCTCTTACATCATCTAGAAAGTCAATAACAAGCTCGATTTTATCATATAAACTCAAAAACTTGGAGCCTTCTGAATTAAAACTATTGGGTATGTTTTTTacttaaataaagaaaatactatGCTACGATTCAAAAACTATCCTTATTTCCACTATCATGCTTCCTTTTCCAACAATATTTAAGggaaaacataataaatttcttaaattaaaaTGACAGAGAATATTAATgcaaattcctttttttatatataatttaaatgctaATTGAGAAGAcggtatttcaaaataaataaaaaaattgagcagtcttgatgagaaacaaaaAACCCTTGACAATTACCAAAAGCACTTTTAAAATAGTCAAAATTTTTCGATGAAATAATTTGTACATTAAAAGATGCTTTTATAACTGGAATACAAGATATAAAGCAACAGGAACAAAACTAAAATATGGATTAAGAATAAGAAAAGCATGCATAATGGAGTCAATAATCACAGGGTTTTCAGAAATATActtcttgctttttcttttttcttttttaaaatattcccTTGATGATTTAGTTAATGCTTTGTTCAGTTCTGTTCTATTCTGTTATTCAATTCCCTACATCTAGCGAAATAAAGAAGGCAACGGGGAATAGTCACAAAATGTTAGGCTGACCGTGCATATCCGTTTTGAAAAAAGcgatggaatatatatatatatatatatatagaatcctTCTTTTACAATCAGAACAGTTTGGATGGAGTCGCGAGCAGATCAGAAAAAAATCACCgatatacaagaaaaaaaataccggtttttcactaataaaaaaaatacagatgctatattaagaaaaaaatatggttttGTTTAAGTTTTACTTTTGGTCCGATACGCAACTCTATCCGAATGGTCCGGAccatacaattatatatatatatatatatgtttgttttttgtttttttttttaacaaataattttaaaattccacaaaattgataaattaatcaTTGACAAAATAATGGACCGGCCACCCTCACATTTTTGTTTAGTACAGAGCTACTTATCTACGTTTATCATTTGTTCCTTAATCTTGAAGAAATTAATTTCTAGatattattttcttctataatGGAGATGATTGAAAATAACTTAAACACTAATTGTTTTGGAAGTATACgtatattttttccttcttttttttttgggtaaagaccaataataattctttcataaaaaaaaaaagaccaatatTAATTCTTTCTAAAAgcgtgaaaaatatttttttaaaaaaattgcaaaaatgaaaatgaaggaaATCAATTTAAAGAATAACTTACTATCCAAATGAGGAATGGCGTTTTGGTCCAGAAACTTAAGTGCCTCCTTCCAAAGGAAGTGTCCCTGGCAAATCTGAATCGCTCTGGATCTGTGATAAATCAATCATACACGCAACACTATGATCAATATTATTTCTCATTACATACATACCTTATCTATCTGATGTCAACATagcaaaatgataataataatattaaataacaaaaaacaaaaataaaaattaacttttgtcaatttgaaagaatttatccatatatatatgctgGATTGGTTGAAAATTAACAATGTGTTAATTAATTAGTGAAGAAGAGTGCCAATTTTTCAGTCAGGAATATTAGTTAATTCTAGTCTTACCGTGAGAAAATTGATATTCAGCAGTTCTTGTTTCCTTTTCCCAGTGCTTCCAACTTCTCATCTGGAACATAACCAAGTTTACATAAATTACAAGCCATCATATTGAggtagagagaaagagagagataagtAATTTGATTTGATAGAATCTTATAAAATGATTACCTTGGCTCTGCCCAAAGCCATGGTGAGGATGCAGTAGAGGACATGGAAAACAGCCAATACGAAGATAAATATATGTAGTTGATGGATACCATCGGCAGACACAAATGGGACCTTACCCTGCACATACGTTTGAGTAAAACAGTAATCCAAGTCAGAATTCATATATACACGtattcttttttggtaataaatatatacacgtATTCTGCATCTTCAACGaaacttcattttctttttcttatcaaaCTTATATAGCCCACTCAGATTAGAATCTTTCATGTATTCAGACGCCTTTTGCAAGAAAGTTCCATGGGCGACTTTTGTCAATATTACTATTTATATCTTTGAATTTTTCTCGTCAAAATTAGCACAACAACATTTTACGTACTGTGCAGTAGTTTTGTTCTTCTAATTAAGTCTATTGATTAATTTTTCGTTCTATACGCTATGTTAATTTACTTGTGGAAATGCTAATTAAAAGTACAAATTCACCTAGAGTTGGTTTTAGCAAAACGATTAATCATGGAATATGTATAAACTGGCTGTATATGCTTTAACTAGctaatacatattatatatatatatatatataaatttaatagagAGACAAAAGGGAAACGATAAATGGAAGAATTTTAGCGGCAAACATACCTTTTCTGCACATTTATCTGTTCCTGCGGCCGCCAAAACACGCCGGAAACTACCATCGGAAGTTAACGCTGAAAGTAGCTTCCGTCGGTTGTGTTCGGAGTCGGATGACTCCAATTCTTCATCCTTATTCAACTCCTCTTCTTGCTTTTTACCACAAGGATGCCAAGTCGCCCCAACACTCTTGGgtatacatatatttgatattGGCCCTTGTCCTACTGTTAGGAGCAAGGATATGAATCCCAATAGCATAAGCTCTACACAGTTGAACTTTGACTCATTAGCTTCtgagttttgataaaatttccaCGCCGagctaaaaaaatttccaaatttagtGAGATGGGTATACCTGATTTGATCTTTTCCAGCGCTTCGAATAGAGCCCTTTTATGCTTCTTCTTCAACCACTACAAGAAGAGCGCAAGAATTTCAATAATCTGAATTTCCGAACTATTACTCTGTTTTAGCTTTTTGGGGGAATGGGAATGATCAATAAGTTGTCATACCTTTCCTATCAGATGAATTATGTGTTCGATAATTATCGAAATTAAGACCAAAACAAAGCAGACGATGGCAACAGCCCATGTTGGCGTTTGCTCCAGAGATCTTCCTCCTGTTGATGCTGCCATTTGCTTTTCTGAGTTTGCCCTCCAATTTTAGTTAccaagaagaaaaattgaacaaaGTAAATGATTGAACCTACAAGATATTTATAGAGAGAATTGCCGACCTGAAAATGAGGCCCTATCtatatttagagagagagagagagagagagagagagagagagagagagactgatTAGGATGGTCCATCTTGCAAATGAAGGTATACGCTGATAAGAAGGAAAGGCAGCTCAACATGGcaactttgaaaaaaataattttttttgctttgagcTAACCACAAGCCGCCACATCAGATATGACCTTTTCACAAGATGCGATGgaaaggttttttttatttatttattttatttatttaattcttagAGGTGTGGAAAGagtttttattatgatttaattatgtCCCTTTGTTATTAATGTTCacattttggttttgattttgtttttgacaTTATGAtccttaattaaatttctttttttttttttcattttaatcctTCAACCATTTCTTTGtcttatttttaacaattttagacATGCAGAACTATAAg includes:
- the LOC107403310 gene encoding MLO-like protein 6 isoform X1 encodes the protein MAASTGGRSLEQTPTWAVAIVCFVLVLISIIIEHIIHLIGKWLKKKHKRALFEALEKIKSELMLLGFISLLLTVGQGPISNICIPKSVGATWHPCGKKQEEELNKDEELESSDSEHNRRKLLSALTSDGSFRRVLAAAGTDKCAEKGKVPFVSADGIHQLHIFIFVLAVFHVLYCILTMALGRAKMRSWKHWEKETRTAEYQFSHDPERFRFARDTSFGRRHLSFWTKTPFLIWIVCFFRQFVRSVPKVDYLTLRHGFIMAHLAPQSHPKFDFQKYINRSLEEDFKVVVGISPPIWFFAVIFLLFNTHGWYSYLWLPFIPLIIILLVGTKLQVIITKMGLRIQERGEVVKGVPVVQPGDDLFWFNRPRLILYLINFVLFQNAFQLAFFAWTWFEFGLKSCFHEHTEDVVIRISMGVLIQILCSYVTLPLYALVTQMGSTMKPTIFNERVAAALRNWHHTAKKHIKQNRGSVTPMSSRPATPSHHMSPVHLLRHYRSEVDSFHNSPARKSNFDTDRWDTDSPSPSHPHFLNADGFSSHHHQIELGHVEHDVEFNDPNSAQVGVGGEELNNGSGKKDFSFDKRASV
- the LOC107403310 gene encoding MLO-like protein 6 isoform X2, with product MAASTGGRSLEQTPTWAVAIVCFVLVLISIIIEHIIHLIGKWLKKKHKRALFEALEKIKSELMLLGFISLLLTVGQGPISNICIPKSVGATWHPCGKKQEEELNKDEELESSDSEHNRRKLLSALTSDGSFRRVLAAAGTDKCAEKGKVPFVSADGIHQLHIFIFVLAVFHVLYCILTMALGRAKMRSWKHWEKETRTAEYQFSHDPERFRFARDTSFGRRHLSFWTKTPFLIWIVCFFRQFVRSVPKVDYLTLRHGFIMAHLAPQSHPKFDFQKYINRSLEEDFKVVVGISPPIWFFAVIFLLFNTHGWYSYLWLPFIPLIIILLVGTKLQVIITKMGLRIQERGEVVKGVPVVQPGDDLFWFNRPRLILYLINFVLFQNAFQLAFFAWTWGPDSDTLQLCHSSSLRPCNTDGFDNETNDIQRKSSGGSKKLAPHCQEAHKTESRLRDPHV